Proteins from a genomic interval of Papaver somniferum cultivar HN1 chromosome 4, ASM357369v1, whole genome shotgun sequence:
- the LOC113272660 gene encoding uncharacterized protein LOC113272660 — MWKILRGACATEENYRKKGFHTVSKCYLCGNGHDIMDHIVWHCDFSEKIWHWLGGIFKFLNPRNFMDVLECVKKVSPAVREVWFISAFTTMVKLWFTRNRVCYDEEDPNLLSFKMKILQFTKECSVRMKGKIRGTVYDMNIMSEFGIKGMKVQITEVKECIFRFLAVNQVLICCDGASKGNPGNSGYGFVGRSCTGGFLGAVARGLGVATNFNAEVMALIGAGECPIRRQFLNVCFSLDSMAVLQALQDGIVGGATGIGGL; from the exons ATGTGGAAAatcctaagaggagcttgtgcaaCTGAAGAAAATTACAGAAAGAAGGGATTTCACACTGTGTCAAAATGTTACTTATGTGGTAATGGACATGATATAATGGATCATATCGTGTGGCATTGTGATTTTAGTGAGAAAATTTGGCACTGGTTGggtggaatttttaaatttttgaacCCTCGTAACTTTATGGATGTGTTGGAATGTGTGAAGAAGGTAAGCCCCGCTGTGAGAGAAGTATGGTTTATTAGTGCTTTTACTACAATGGTGAAGCTCTGGTTTACCAGAAACAGAGTTTGTTATGATGAGGAAGATCCTAATCTGTtaagtttcaaaatgaaaattctGCAGTTCACTAAAGAGTGCAGTGTGAGAATGAAAGGTAAAATCAGAGGAACTGTGTATGATATGAACATTATGTCTGAATTTGGTATTAAGGGTATGAAGGTTCAAATCACTGAAGTTAAGGAATGCATTTTTAGATTTCTTGCAGTTAACCAAGTACTCATTTGCTGTGATGGTGCTTCCAAGGGGAATCCTGGTAATTCAGGATATGGTTTTGTAGGAAGGAGTTGTACAGGTGGTTTTCTTGGGGCTGTAGCTCGAGGATTAGGAGTGGCTACAAACTTTAATGCAGAAGTAATGGCCTTAATTGGTGCAGGTGAATGTCCTATAAGAAGACAATTTCTTAATGTATGCTTTAGTCTAGACTCTATGGCAGTGTTGCAGGCT CTGCAGGATGGAATTGTTGGCGGAGCAACTGGTATTGGTGGTCTGTGA